The segment ACGCGACGCAAAGCTCATCGTGCTCGATGAGCCCGAAGCGCATCTCGACACGGAGAGCGTCGCGGAGCTCGATGCGCTCTTGCGCCGGCTATCGAAGAACCGGCGCATCATTGCAGCGGTTCACAACGAAGCCGTGACGGGCTTCGCGCACCACGTGTTGCGGCTTGGCGAAGGACAAACTCCTTTGTCCAGCAAGCGAAGGCCGAAGCAGGAAGATCGTTTGAGCTCGAATTGATGTCAGGGGAAGAAGGGCGCGCAGCAGCCGGCTTTTACGTCGCACGCGAACGTGCCCATGGCGCCTTCACACTTGGCTACGACGCTGCCGGAAAGCATGCAGGTGCACGTGAACGAGCCGCCGGAGGCGAAACACGTGACCTTCACGTCCTGACCGCCGCACGAACCCGAACAGTCGCACGATCCGTCCGGTGTCCCGCTGCACGTTCCCTCCGCGCACGAGTTTCCGCTCGAGCTGGACGACGTGGTCGTCGTCGTGTTTCCCGCTCCGCCTGTCGAGCTATTTCCGGCCCCGCCGGCACCACCCAAACCACCTGCGCCTTCGGCGTCGATGACGACTTTACCGCCGCAACCTTCGAGCCCGGCAAACCCGAGCGTTGCGGCCCCGACGAACACCAGCCTGATCCATCGCATACCGCTGCATCGTAGTCTGGAAATGCAGCGAAAAAGAAGTGAAAGAAGTGAAAGCTCGGCAAAATGCGCCGAAAATGAGGGGCTTCGGCTGAGGTGCGCTAGGATCGATGTGCTGTCGTGCTTTTCGAAACGCTCATTGCCCAAGCCCTGGCAGCAACTCCTGCAGTCGCTGCATCGATCGAACGTCCAACGCCGCAGGCAACCTGCCCGTCGGGTACTCGATTGGTCGAAGGCGTGCACTACGAATACGTGCAGCGCCTCTGCACGTCGTGGCGCATCGGCCATTGTTATTCGTTCCTTCCAGGCCTGCTTGCGGTCGAACCCATGGCGACACCCGTTCGCGTGTGCATGGATGAGCACGAGTGGCCGAATCGCGAAGGCGAGAAGCCGCGCGTGATGATACGGTTTGTCGAAGCGGAACAGTCTTGCGCTCGCATCGGCAAGCGTCTCTGCACGGAATTCGAGTGGGAGCTCGCGTGCGAAGGGCCGAATACGCAGCCTTGGCCTTACGGTCACGCCTTCGACAAGGAAGCGTGCAACACGTCGAAGGATTTCATGCCGTACAGCGAGGAGAAGCTCAACGCCGAGGAAAGGCGGACGCGCGAAGTCGAAACGTTTCGGCTCTACCAGGGCGAACCAAGCGGCTCGCGGCCGAGATGCGCGAGCGAGTACGGCGTCAAAGACCTCGTGGGTAATGTCGAGGAATGGGTGACCACGTCACGGAGCGCTTGGCGTTACCGTTCGTCGCTCAAAGGCGGGTACTGGGCGAAACCTTGGGCGCAGTGCCGAGGCACGAACGATTCACACGGTCCGATGTTTCGGTATTACGAAACGGGCTTCCGCTGCTGCGCCGAGCCAAGCGACGGCGCTACTCCATCGGATACGACGCCGGCTCCGTGACGTTCTCCGCAAGGCGGCCCTCGATGCCTTTTGCGCGCTGAGGAAGCGCCGGCAGAAGGGTTTCGTCGTACCCCTCGGACACCCAATACACTTCGGGTGACGGCCTGTATCCGCTGAACCAGCGACGCTCTTCGACACGACCGTCGTTGTAGGTCATGCGCACCGTCGAGGTGACGTCGAAGCCCGGCACTCCCTTTTGGCGATGAATGCGTTTGCCCGAGGGGAGATGCGGTTTGACCGTGATGCGTCGGACGAAGTCGTAGGTTTGTCCCACCCCGTATGCGTATTCGACCTTCGCGATGGGGTCGCCTCCGAGGATCTCCACACGCACACGACCAGGCTCGGGCAAGTACGCGTGAATCATGACGTCGTAGGGCAACGCGTTTTCGATCTGCAAGTCGACGAGCGGGTAATGCACGGTCGCGTCGAGGCCGAGCTTGACGTAGCTCGAAGCGCGCGAGTGGTTTTGTCGTCGCAAAATGCGCAAGCCTCCGAAAACGGCGGCCGCATGAAGCGTCGACGAGAGCTGACAGGTGCCGCCGCCGTATCCGTCGGTGAGCTCGTCGCCTTGGATCTCGGGCGCCAAGGTAAAACCGTTTTCACGCGTGCGCGGACCGACGCGATCGTTGAAAGAAAACATGCCGCCGACGGGGATGACGATGCCGTCGATCTTGCGCGCGGCGTTGCGGATGTTCACCGAGCGACCCGCGCCCGAGCCCCATGTGGTGAACGTCGTATCGAACGACGCAACGATGCGCGTGACGTCGACCTGAGCGAGTTGGGAAGAGGTCACCTTCGCAGCAACTCGCCGCGTCACCAATCGAATGGGCACGCCGTCCTCGAAAGGCGCTGCGCGCAGCTCGTCGATGCACGCATCGATGTCGAGCTCCCGGCCAGGCTCATCCTCGACCTTGCGTTTGTTTTCGATGTCGAGCACTGCATCGACGGGTGCACGGTAAAACTTCGGTGCGATTGTCTCGAGAAACGCTCGCGCCTTTTTCTCGTCGACGAAGAACACGAGCGGCACGTCGACCTCGCCGCGACGAGCACGCGCGGCATCACGGTATCGCCGCACGAATGAGCCCGTGTGTCCGACTTCGGATGCGCGCTCCAGCGTTTCTTTGATGTCGATCTCGATGCCGAGGTGCGCAAAGGAGGCGTCGATGATTTCGCCGTCGTGATGGAGGCGTACGCCCCACGTCAGCACATCGCGCTGCCGGTCGGACAACCACGCGACAGGCGAACCCTCATCAGGAACACGACGCTCGCCGATGTAGAGACCCTGCACGACGGGTGAACGCGGCGCGTAATGATAGCCGGCTCCCCCGAGCGTCACGGCTGTCGACGCAGCAATACCGAGAACGAGAAGCAACGTGGATGAACGCACGGAAGGAACCGATCGTAGCTGGATCTCGGGCCGGGAGGAAAATTTGCCTCACCCCCCAACCCCCTCTCCGCAAGCGGAGAGGGGGAGCATGCCTCACCCCCCAACCCCCTCTCCGCAAGCGGAGAGGGGGAGAAGAGCGTTCAACAGGGAGCAAACGTCATTCCCCCTCTCCAACTGCGTTGGAGAGGGGGCTAGGGGGTGAGGTCTGTTCCCCCTCTCCGCCGCGCCGAAGGCGCGTGGGGAGAGGGGGCTAGGGGGTGAGGCGATACCGCTTCGCGTGCTCGACGTAGTGCTCCGCCCCAACGATCCCCAATCGACCTTCCTCTTCAGTCACTTCACGCACGACCTTCGCCGGACTGCCACGAACGAGCGATCGCGGCGGCACCACCATCCTCGGAGGCACGAGCGCTCCGGCTGCAACGACGGAGCCCTCTCCGATCTGCGCGTTGTCGAGAATGATGCTGCCCATCCCAATCAAACACCGATCACCTACGGTGCATCCGTGCAGAATCGCGCCATGGCCAATGGTGACGTCTACCCCGATGACCGTCACCGATACGCCATCGGTCAAGTGCATACACGCAAGGTCCTGCACGTTCGTTCGAGCGCCGACGCGAATCGAACCGATGTCCCCGCGCAAGACACAACCGAACCATACGCTGGCCTCATCCCCGAGCTCGACGTCGCCAATGAGCGTCGCGTTTGGCGCGACGAACACGTCACGCCCGAGCCGCGGAGCAAATCCACCGTACGGAAGGATCAGAGCCACGACCTAGCTCGCTGAAACGATCGGCAGCGATCGTCGTGATTGTCCCGACGAACGCGACGGCGTGGAAGCTGCTGCACGCGGACGCGCTCGCTCACGACTCTCGAGACTCAGCTCTCCCTGAAGCGAGTGTTTGTTGGCTCGCGTAATTTGAACACCAACGATTTCGCCGAGAAGATCCAAATCATCTGCAGCAGCGATGTGAACGATTTCGTTTCGCTCCGTACGCCCCGTCCATGCGGCCCCGCCTTCTTTGCCCGCGCCTTCGACCAGCACCCGTTGCGTCGTTCCCTCGAGGCTTCGCAAGTACGCGCCGAGCAGCTCTTCGCTCACCTCGAAAAGGCGCGCCAATCGTTCGCCTTTGACAGCTTCGGGAACGTCATCTGCGAGCTTGCGTGCCGGCGTGTACGGTCGCTCGGAATATTTGAACCCAAACAATCCTCGGTAACCGACTTCTCGAACGAGCGTCAGGGTCGCCGCGAAGTCGTCTTCGGTTTCGCCGGGAAAACCAACGATGATGTCCGTCGAGAGCGACAGGTCGGGAACTCGCGCCAAGAGCCGCCCTACTCGTTCGAGGTATTCAGTACGCGTGTAGCGGCGAATCATCCGCTTCAGGATCCGGTCACTTCCGGATTGCACGGGCAGGTGCACGTGTCTGGCGAGCACACCGAGATCTGCGTGTGCTTCGATGAGCGACGGCGTGAGGTGGCGCGGATGCGGGCTCGTGTAGCGCAGCCGAGACAAACCTGGAACGGCTTCTGCAATGCGCCGCAAGAGCGCCGCAAATTCGCTTTCGTCAGGGTCGTCGGCCGATGCCCCCTTGGCCCGTTCGAGCGATGCGGCGGGATCACGGAAGCTATTGACGGTTTGTCCGAGCAGCGTCACTTCGCGCACGCCAGCAGCAACGAGCGCCGAGATTTCTGCGACGATTTCGTGGCTCGGCCGGTAACGTTCAGGCCCGCGCGTATACGGCACGATGCAGAACGAACAACGTTCGTCGCAGCCTTTCATGATCGTGACGTAGGCTGTAGGAGCCGTCGCCGTGAGCGCCGATGCAGACAAAAAGTGCGGGGATTCCAGGTCGAACACCGTGCGCACGGCCGGCGGCGCTCCGAGACCGATGTCGTCGAGCAGCCGCGGAAGCTCCGGAATGTTGTCGGGCCCCAGAACGAGATCGATTCCTTTTGCGCGTCCAAGAAGCCGCTCGCCCTCTTGTTGCGCCACACAGCCAGCGACGACGAGCACCATCTCGGGACGCTTTTGCTTGTGTTTCGCCATGCGCCCGACTTCACTGAGCAGCTTCTGTTCGGCTTTTTCCCGGACACTACAGGTGTTCAGGACGACCACGTCGGCATCGCGCCAGTCATCGGCCTCGACGTAGCCCCCGCGGCGCAGCACTTCGTGCATTCGGTCGGAGTCGTGGACGTTCATCTGACATCCGAACGTGGTGATGGCGTATCGAGGCATGTGCGGACGGTGGTGTAACAAAACCGCGCCTGGACGGCCAGGGAATGAGCGCTTCTCGGGACGTGGGAAATTTGGATCTCGACCGCAAGGGACAGTTGCAGCGGGCGCTCGAAGTCGAGATCATCGCGCCTCGAACGAATCAGGCGGGTCTGAAAACGCCTGCCGGTTCCAAAGCAACCGCCACTTCATTGCCAGAACGATGGCGTTTGCCCAAGTACTAGGCGCTTCGGGGACCGCCAAGGAGAAGACATGTCGGGGAATTTCGAGACTCTCGTGGATATGTTCGAACGTTCCGTTCGCAGCTACGCCGACAACGACTTGTTCGGCGTGAAGAAGAACGGGGTGTGGACGTGGACGAAGTACGGCGAAGTCGGAAAGCTCGTCGACAACTTCCGGGCCGGTCTTGCATCGCTCGGCATCAAGCGAGGCGACAAGGTCGCGATCATCTCGAACAACCGTATCGAATGGGCCGTAGCGGCCTACGCTTGTTACGGGCTCGGAGCAGCGCTCGTGCCGATGTACGAAGCTCAGCTCGCGAAAGAATGGGCATTCATCGTGAACGACTGCGAAGCGATCGCGCTCATCGCAGCCAACGATGAGATTTTCGACAAGGCGCAGGAGATCCCGGAGAAAGCTCCGAGCCTGAAGCACATCATTGGTTTGTCGAAACCCGCGAGCGATCCGAAGTCGTACGCCGCGCTGCTCGAAGCGGGCGCGAAAAACCCGGTCCCATCGATCAAGCCCGAACCGAAAGACACCTCGTGCCTCATCTACACGTCGGGCACGACGGGAAATCCCAAAGGCGTGATCCTCACGCACGGCAACATCATCTCGAACATCAACGCCGTGCACGGCATGCTCCCGATGCGCACGGATGATCGAAGCTTGTCCTTCTTGCCGTGGGCGCATTCGTTCGGTCACACGTGCGAGCTGCACTGCCTCTTGTCGCTCGGTGCGTCCATCGCGCTTGCCGAGAGCGTGGACAAGATCGTGGCGAACTTGGCGGAAGTTCATCCGACGCTGCTTTTTTCGGTGCCGCGCATTTTCAACCGCATCTACGACGGCGTGAACAAGCAGATGGCGACGAAGCCGGGGATCATCCAGTCGCTCTTCAGGGCAGGCATCGCGGCTGCGACGAAGCGGCGCAAGCAGGGTGAAGGATCGCTCGGCATGGGCGAAAAGATTCAACTCGCACTCGCCCAAAAACTCGTCTTCAAGAAAATCGTCGCCAAGTTCGGCGGACGCATGCAGTACGCCTTCAGCGGCGGTGCGGCGCTGTCGAAAGAGGTCGCCGAGTTCATCGATGCGCTCGGGATCACGGTCTACGAGGGCTACGGTTTGACGGAGACGAGCCCCATCGCAACGGCAAACCGTCCGGGTGCTCATCGCATCGGCAGCGTGGGCAAGCCCATCGAGCACGTGAAAATCGTCATCGACAAAGAAGCGTCGGGCGACGCGCACCAAGGCGAGATCGTCATCTACGGCCCGAACATCATGCAGGGCTACCACAACCGCGATGACGAAAATAAGGCGGTGTTCACCGAGGATCGCGGCTTCCGCTCGGGCGACCTCGGCTACATCGACGACGATGGTTTCTTGTTCATCACCGGCCGCATCAAAGAGCAGTACAAACTCGAAAACGGCAAGTACGTCTCGCCCGCACCGCTCGAAGAACACCTCAAACTGTCGCCCTTCATCCTCAACGCAATGGTGTACGGCGACAATCGTCTCTACAACGTCGCGCTGATCGTCATCGACCCCGAGTACGTGAAGACCTGGGCGTCCGAGCAAGGTTTGTCTTTCAAGGACAACGACGAGATGTGCAATAGCGACCGAGTGAAGAAGCAAGTGATGGCCGAAGTCGAGAAGTACTCGGCCGAGTGGAAGGGCTTCGAGAAGGCCCAGAAGATCACCCTCATTGCTGAAGACTTCACGACGCAAAACGGACTGCTCACGCCGTCGCTCAAGGTCAAGCGTCGCGTCGTGTGGCAGAAGTACGGCCCGCTCATCGAGGCGCTGTACACCGATGGCGCCAAAGCCAAAGCCGCAGCCTGACGGCTTGCGCCAATTGACGTCACCACACCCGCCCCCTACCCTCGGCGAATGCTGACCGCTTCGCGTGTGGTGACGTCTTTGATGGCGGCAAGTCTGCTCGGCGGATGCGCCAGCAGCTCGAGCGGGGTTCGCCAAGCCAAACCTACCGACCCCGTCGTCGTCGTCACGACGGCCCAGAACACGACCAAGGCAGCCTCCGACAAACCGGGAACACGTCAAAAGGGCGACGAGGGATTGCCGGCCAAGGAACCTGCGCGTGTGGCGGGTATTTTGGGCGTACTTCGTGCGACCGAAGGCGATCTCGACGGCGTCTTCGGCGGCGTCGTAGGAGGCTCGATCGGCGAAGCCTTTGGCACCGGAGGCATTGGCCTGAGCGGGATTGGATCGGGTGGCGGCGGCATTGGCGTGGGCGGCTTTGGCTCGAGCGGCCGAGGCAGCGGTGGAGGCGGCAGTGGAACCATCGGCCTCGGTTCCATCGGCACGATCGGGCACGGAAGCGGCATCGGCACGGCGCGGCGCGCGTACGAAGCGGGATCGAGCAGTCGTGCGAGGGCAAAGCTCGGGCACGTGGTGGTCACGGGCCCCCTCACGGTGGACGTCGTTCAGCGCCATGTCGACGAGCACCGCGACGACGTACAAACGTGTCACCGACTCGAACAGGCACGCTCGAGCAGTCGGTGGGGCGCGGTGACGCTGCGGTTCACGATCGACTCGACCGGTCACGTATCCGACGTGCAGGTGTACGAATCGACGCTCTATTCGCGAGACCTGGAAAGCTGCATCGCGCACGCGATCGGAGCGTTCGAATTCCCGGTCCCGGGCGCGGGCGGCAGCGTGAGCGTGCTCTTGCCAATTAGTTTCTGATCAAACGACCGCGTCATCGTCGTCTTCGATGATCGCCTCGGCTCCGTGTTTTGCACGAGCGTCGAGCACGTCGCTGTCGGTAAGCCACCGCCTGTCGCACTCCTCGAGCGGCGCGACTTCGAAGACATCTCGGCGGTTTTCCCCGTCGCCATCTTCGAGCACACGAACGACTTCGTGGTGAAACCCGCAATCTGGGCAGAGAGCTCGCATGAGCGCAACGTAGCGCGAGAATGCCTCACTCTCCAACCCTCGCCACGAGGGAGAACGCTAGGACGTGCGTACAGGACGAACTTGTTCCCCCTCTCCGCTTGCGGAGAGGGGGCCAGGGGGTGAGGCATGTTCCCCCTCTCCAACGCCAGTTGGAGAGGGGGTTAGGGGGTGAGGCGCTGCTCAGTGCGCGGCAGCGGACGAGCCGGCTTTGTCGTCGCTCTTGATGCGCATGCCGTAGAACGAGCGGTACACGAAGTACGCGGAGATGACGAAGAGCACGGCGGCGAGGCCCATGCGTGCGCCGGCGCTCTCCTCCGGAATCTTGATCGCGAGCTCGACGGCGAGGACGCCGAAGAGGGTCG is part of the Polyangiaceae bacterium genome and harbors:
- a CDS encoding long-chain fatty acid--CoA ligase, translating into MSGNFETLVDMFERSVRSYADNDLFGVKKNGVWTWTKYGEVGKLVDNFRAGLASLGIKRGDKVAIISNNRIEWAVAAYACYGLGAALVPMYEAQLAKEWAFIVNDCEAIALIAANDEIFDKAQEIPEKAPSLKHIIGLSKPASDPKSYAALLEAGAKNPVPSIKPEPKDTSCLIYTSGTTGNPKGVILTHGNIISNINAVHGMLPMRTDDRSLSFLPWAHSFGHTCELHCLLSLGASIALAESVDKIVANLAEVHPTLLFSVPRIFNRIYDGVNKQMATKPGIIQSLFRAGIAAATKRRKQGEGSLGMGEKIQLALAQKLVFKKIVAKFGGRMQYAFSGGAALSKEVAEFIDALGITVYEGYGLTETSPIATANRPGAHRIGSVGKPIEHVKIVIDKEASGDAHQGEIVIYGPNIMQGYHNRDDENKAVFTEDRGFRSGDLGYIDDDGFLFITGRIKEQYKLENGKYVSPAPLEEHLKLSPFILNAMVYGDNRLYNVALIVIDPEYVKTWASEQGLSFKDNDEMCNSDRVKKQVMAEVEKYSAEWKGFEKAQKITLIAEDFTTQNGLLTPSLKVKRRVVWQKYGPLIEALYTDGAKAKAAA
- a CDS encoding SUMF1/EgtB/PvdO family nonheme iron enzyme, which encodes MAQALAATPAVAASIERPTPQATCPSGTRLVEGVHYEYVQRLCTSWRIGHCYSFLPGLLAVEPMATPVRVCMDEHEWPNREGEKPRVMIRFVEAEQSCARIGKRLCTEFEWELACEGPNTQPWPYGHAFDKEACNTSKDFMPYSEEKLNAEERRTREVETFRLYQGEPSGSRPRCASEYGVKDLVGNVEEWVTTSRSAWRYRSSLKGGYWAKPWAQCRGTNDSHGPMFRYYETGFRCCAEPSDGATPSDTTPAP
- the miaB gene encoding tRNA (N6-isopentenyl adenosine(37)-C2)-methylthiotransferase MiaB; amino-acid sequence: MPRYAITTFGCQMNVHDSDRMHEVLRRGGYVEADDWRDADVVVLNTCSVREKAEQKLLSEVGRMAKHKQKRPEMVLVVAGCVAQQEGERLLGRAKGIDLVLGPDNIPELPRLLDDIGLGAPPAVRTVFDLESPHFLSASALTATAPTAYVTIMKGCDERCSFCIVPYTRGPERYRPSHEIVAEISALVAAGVREVTLLGQTVNSFRDPAASLERAKGASADDPDESEFAALLRRIAEAVPGLSRLRYTSPHPRHLTPSLIEAHADLGVLARHVHLPVQSGSDRILKRMIRRYTRTEYLERVGRLLARVPDLSLSTDIIVGFPGETEDDFAATLTLVREVGYRGLFGFKYSERPYTPARKLADDVPEAVKGERLARLFEVSEELLGAYLRSLEGTTQRVLVEGAGKEGGAAWTGRTERNEIVHIAAADDLDLLGEIVGVQITRANKHSLQGELSLESRERARPRAAASTPSRSSGQSRRSLPIVSAS
- a CDS encoding AgmX/PglI C-terminal domain-containing protein — protein: MLTASRVVTSLMAASLLGGCASSSSGVRQAKPTDPVVVVTTAQNTTKAASDKPGTRQKGDEGLPAKEPARVAGILGVLRATEGDLDGVFGGVVGGSIGEAFGTGGIGLSGIGSGGGGIGVGGFGSSGRGSGGGGSGTIGLGSIGTIGHGSGIGTARRAYEAGSSSRARAKLGHVVVTGPLTVDVVQRHVDEHRDDVQTCHRLEQARSSSRWGAVTLRFTIDSTGHVSDVQVYESTLYSRDLESCIAHAIGAFEFPVPGAGGSVSVLLPISF
- a CDS encoding gamma carbonic anhydrase family protein; translated protein: MALILPYGGFAPRLGRDVFVAPNATLIGDVELGDEASVWFGCVLRGDIGSIRVGARTNVQDLACMHLTDGVSVTVIGVDVTIGHGAILHGCTVGDRCLIGMGSIILDNAQIGEGSVVAAGALVPPRMVVPPRSLVRGSPAKVVREVTEEEGRLGIVGAEHYVEHAKRYRLTP
- a CDS encoding VanW family protein yields the protein MRSSTLLLVLGIAASTAVTLGGAGYHYAPRSPVVQGLYIGERRVPDEGSPVAWLSDRQRDVLTWGVRLHHDGEIIDASFAHLGIEIDIKETLERASEVGHTGSFVRRYRDAARARRGEVDVPLVFFVDEKKARAFLETIAPKFYRAPVDAVLDIENKRKVEDEPGRELDIDACIDELRAAPFEDGVPIRLVTRRVAAKVTSSQLAQVDVTRIVASFDTTFTTWGSGAGRSVNIRNAARKIDGIVIPVGGMFSFNDRVGPRTRENGFTLAPEIQGDELTDGYGGGTCQLSSTLHAAAVFGGLRILRRQNHSRASSYVKLGLDATVHYPLVDLQIENALPYDVMIHAYLPEPGRVRVEILGGDPIAKVEYAYGVGQTYDFVRRITVKPHLPSGKRIHRQKGVPGFDVTSTVRMTYNDGRVEERRWFSGYRPSPEVYWVSEGYDETLLPALPQRAKGIEGRLAENVTEPASYPME